The DNA region GAAAGATTCGGACTCGACCCGTCGGCAGAAGGAATGGCGTCCAACCCGGAACGTGTTGCGAATCGAGACCGGGTGAACGACGTGGTCCAGCGTAAGTTCGCCTACTGCCCGACCGATCGACTGCTCGCTACCCTCGATCGAATCGGTGTTCCCGCCGGAAGGATCCGCAGTATTCGTGAGGTTTACGAGTGGGAGCAGACGCGATCACAGGGGTTACTCGTGGACGTTGAACATGCGACGCTCGGCACGATCACTCTACCTGGCCCACCAATTCGATTTTTCGATGTTGCCGGTCCAGAACGAACGCGGCGCACGCACACTGCGCCCCCGACGCTCGGATCGGACAATAGCCTCATAAGCGAACTCCGAGCGGGTCGTCGATGGTTGCCGTGACCGCACCCGAACTGATCATCGCTGTTCGCAGACCGCCTGCGCAATCCAGGCATCACGACACCGCCACGCCTCAACACCGGCCGGCCCGGCCTGGTCCGCGTCCCAACCCTCGTGGCGGTCGACTTTCACCGCACGATGGCCGATGGCCGGGGCAATCTGTGCGGGTCAGCGGACTACTAGCCGCAGGTAGATGCTCGCTCCATGCTCCGCTCGACTCGCCTATTGGGGCGTCGACTGAGTACTATGCATAATGTTGATACGGTGGTGAGAACTGCGAGGGAACCGGTGAACACAACATGGCCCAATTATTGCGATGGCATTCATTAGTACAACGGTGTTTCCAACCCCCCAGACCCGCAAGAAAGACTCAAGCGCATGAGTGACGTGATTCTGCCACGGACCATGTCGAACATGATCGCCGAGGCGCTCCGAGATCAGATACTTTCCGGTGAAATCCCCACCGGTACGCGCCTACAACAGAACGATATTGCCGCGCGATTCCGAGTAAGCAGCACCCCCGTGCGCGAGGCGTTCGCTGAGCTACGCCGACAGGGCCTGGTTTCGGGGCACGAGCACCGCGGGGTGCGCGTCGCTCGCCCCACGCTCCACGATGTAATCAACACCTCAGATGTACTCGAGTTACTCGAGAAGCCGTGCATTGTGGCCTCGGTACCGCATCTCACCGATGAGGATCTAGCCAAAGCGCGAGATCTTATGAGCGCGCACCGAAGCGTCCCGGCGAACGAGTGGCGCCGCCGACTCGACCTTGACACAGCCTTTCATACCGCGCTTCTCGTCCGGTGTCCTAACACCAAACTCAAAGAACTGTCAGCGGAATGCCACCGAGAATCTGCCGCGCACAAGCTGATGACCTCCGCCCTCGAAGGCGAGGACCTGATGGAAACGGTGTACGCCCAGCACGAGGCCATCATGGAGGCCTGCGAGGCACGGAACGCCAGACAGGCGGGTGCTCGTACTGTCGATCACATCCGTTGGGGCCGTGAGGCTGTTCGCATGGGGCTCAAGTAGCAGGGCAGCACTGACTGAAACGCTCATTTCATCTCGGAACTCGCCGGTGTCGCAGGATCGCTCTGTGACACCGGATCGCACCCAGCCTTGATGGAGTGACCTCTCTGGCTGCCGTCCCGCACCTCGACGCCCACCGTGGCCGATCAACTATTCAGGCTCAACCGCCGGACGGTGTGGTTTCTTGCTGTAGTCGTCGGCATGCGAAATCGACGTACCAGTCTACGATTTCGGGGTTGTCGGTCGCGCTCGGATCGACGACCGACGCAGGGATCGCACCTTGCATGAGTCGTTTGACAGGGACTTCTAGTTTCTTTCCGGTGCGCGTGTGCGGGATGCCAGGTGCAGCGATGATTTCGTCCGGTATATGCCGTGGTGATGCATCGCGACGTATCGCATCGATGATGCGCTCGCGCATCGGTCCATCAAGCTGGCTCCCAGGGGTCGGAACAATGAACAGTGGCATCCAATAGCTGCCGTCGCTGTTCTCAACTCCCAAGACCAGAGCCTCTTGGACCCCGGGCAGGACTTCCACCGCGTCGTAGATGTCGGCGCTGCCCATCCGCACACCGCGGCGGTTCAGCGTGGCATCAGACCTGCCGTGCATGATCACCCCGCCGGTGTCGGTGACAGTGATCCAGTCTCCCTGTCGCCACACCCCCGGGAACGTCGCAAAATAGGTGTCTCGGTAGCGTTTGCCGTCGGGATCACGCCACAACCTCAGGGGCATGGACGGCATCGGCGACGTGACGACAAGCTCTCCTACCGCCCCACGGACGGACTGGCCGTCGTCATCAAAGGCGTCGACAGCGACCGCAAGGCACGGAGCAGAGATTTCTCCAGCCCGGGTCGGCAAATTCGGCGCGCTGCCGACGAGTCCGCTGACAACATCGGTTCCGCCGCTTACCGAAGAGACGCGCACATCTGGCCCCAGCGCTTCTGCTAGCCACCGAGCGGTATCCGGGGGAAGCGGGGCACCCGTGACGCCTACACTTCTCAAGCCCGAAAGCGGTCGACCGTCATCACGCAGCGTGCTACCACTCTTCTGACACCTCATCAGGTGTCCCGGACTCAGCCCCAACACCGTCACACCCAGTTGGTCCGCGAGATCCCAGAGCCCTCCCTCAGCCGGGAATCCCGGACTGCCGTCGTAGCAAACAATGCGGGCTCCGACCAGAAGACCACCTACGACGGTGTTCCACAGCATCCAACTCGGCGTCGTAAACCAGAAGAAGGTGTCCGCAGCCCCGATGTCAAAATGAAGTCCAAGGGACTTGAACTGCTCGAGCAGCACGCCGCCGTGCCCGTGGACCATTCCTTTCGGGACACCGGTGCTTCCGGATGAGAAGACCACCCATAAGGGGTGATCGAACGGTACGGCGACAGGATCAACTGCGACGTCCCCCTCCGTCGCTTGAGACCATGACATCGCGCCGGGAACGCCGCATCCGAGTCTCTCGATGGCAATTGTCAGACGGACGCTGGGCATCGCGGATGCCAGCGAAGCAACCGCTTCCGACCGATCCTGTGCCACGCCGTTGAATCCATAGCCATCGGCGACTATGAGTACCGCAGGTTCTAGCTGTCCAAGCCGCGCCAGCGCTGCCGTGGCAGCGTAGTCTTGGCCGCACCCGGCCCAGATGGCCCCGATGCTGGCAGTAGCCAAGAAGGCTATGACGGCCTCCGGCACATTCGGGACATAACCAACTACACAGTCCCCGGATCCGACGCCATGGTCCGTAAGGGTATGTGCGAGGGCGCCAACCTGTCGACGTAGTTCGCGCCAGGTAACAGTCTGATGCGCCGTTCCAGGTTCGCCACCGCCGACTATTGCGATGTCGTCATCATTTCCGTGCCGGAGCACATGATCCACGTAGTTCAAACGGGCATGAGGGAACCACGACGTCGACGGCATTCGCAGGTCGGCGATTGGCGGACCCGGCTCACTTGTCGATGACACTGAGAAGAAGTCCCAGACCGCCTGCCAGAACTCATCCAGTTGCGTAACGGACCACCTGTGCAGATCGCGATAGGTGGGAAGTTCAATGTGATGGCGGTCCTCGACGAACTTCGTAAAGTGCGCAATTCGCGATTCGGACATCGCCTCCGGGTCGGGTTGCCAAATGATGTCGGTCATGACCGACCTCCTTGCGGTTGGGTGGGGACCAAGGGTGTGCTCGAAGCTATTGAGACGAGCGGGATTTGAAGAGACGCTGGCTTCACCGGTCTAGAACCAGCGCTCTTCCATCTCCACAGTCGTTCGATCAAGCTGTTCTAGTAGGTCAAGCTGTGCAGCGGTTCTGGGCAGTTCATACTTGAAGAAGTATCGCGCAGCTTGCCTCTTGCCAGCGTAGAAGTCACCCTCGCCTCGATCGGCAACATTCCTTTGTTGCAGCCAGACCCACGCGACAATGATGTGCCCGAAGGCCTCCAGATACAACGAACTGTTGGCCAGCGCTACGCCCCGGTTATCGCAAGACACCAAGACCTGACTAACCGCCGCCAGCCTTTCCCAATGAGCCGCCAGCTCAGTAGCCATTTCTGCCGCCTCGCCTCCGGTCGCAATGGCACTCACGATCGTTTCAGTGACAACCGATGTGAGCCTTTCGAACAGCGCCCCGCGGTCCTCAGACACTTTGCGACCGAGGAGATCCAGACCTTGAATCCCGTGTGTACCTTCATGAATCGAGTTCAGCCGGTTGTCGCGAAAGTGCTGCTCCACGTCATACTCGCGGGTGTACCCACATCCCCCGTGCACTTGAATCGCCAGATTGTTGGCCTCCAGGCACCACTGCGAGGGCCAACTTTTGGCAATCGGTGTGAGAATGCTCAACAGCTGGTTGGCGGCAGCGGCTTCCGCATCACCGCGTGGGCTAGCCGCGATATCTACCAATCGCGCACAGTAGAGCAGCAGACCAAGAGCGCCCTCAGCGTATGCTTTCTGCGCCAGCAGCATTCGTTTCACGTCCGGATGTCCGATGATGGGCATCTGGGCGCTCGCCGGCCCAGGGCGATCCAGCGGACGACCCTGTGGGCGTTCACGTGCATACTGAATTGATTTGAGGTACCCGGTGTAACCCAGTGCCGTAGCACCCATACCCACAGCGAGGCGTGCCTCGTTCATCATGTGGAACATGTAGCGCAAGCCATAATGGCGCTCCCCCACCAGGTAGCCGATTGCGCCGGCGCCACCCTCTGGCGTGAACCGACCTTCGCCGAAGTTCAGTACGGTGTTGACGGTCCCGCGGTATCCCATCTTGTGATTGACACCCGCGAGAACAACGTCGTTGCGATCCCCGAGAGCACCATCCCTGTTGACAAGATATTTCGGTACGACGAAGAGCGAGAGACCGCGAGTACCTCCGGGCCCGCCTGGAATCCTGGCCAATACGAGATGGATTATGTTCTCGCTGAGGTCATGATCACCGCCTGAGATCCACATCTTGGACCCATAGAGCTTGTAGCTCCCGTCGTCTTGGGGTTCAGCCCTGGTAGTGATGTCCGCAAGTGACGATCCGGCATCTGGTTCTGAGAGGCACATCGTTCCCAGGGCCCGTCCCGCCAGCATCGGCTTGACGAACAGGTTGACCTGGTCTCGTGAGCCAAATCTGGAGATCAGATTGGCGTTGGCGAGAGTCAGCAGCAGGTAGCCAAAGGTGCTTACATTCGCCGCTGCGAAATACGCGAAAGCAGCCTGCGATACCACCCGAGGTAGCTGCGATCCACCAACACTGGAGTCCATGCCTACACCGAGAAGTTCCGAGCGGTTGAACGCGTCAATCGCTTCTTTGACCTCGCTTATCACTTGCACTGACTCACCATCGAAATGCGGGTCGTGGATGTCACTCTTCTTGTTGTGCGGCGCAAAGCGTTGTTCAGCGAGTCGCTCGCACAGGTCCAAGGTCGCCTCGAAAGTGGAGCGGTCGTGCTCGGCATAGCGAGCGCGGTCGGTGAGCGCGTCCACCTTGAGCCATTCGAAGAGGAGGAAGTCGAGATCCCTCCTGGACAACAAGGTTGACTTCATCGGTGGTCTTCAGGTGTCCATTGGACCCGCGGCCGCACATCGTCATCCAATGTTACTTCCCGACAACAGATTCGACCGATGTCCCAGTAAACCTCGGAAACGGTCATGTAGAAAGAGGTCCCGTGGCTCGGATCGGCAGTCCATCATGATTGACGCCGTTGACTGCGAAGTCGACGCCGATGTCCCACGGTTGCCCCTCCTCGGGGACCGGCGTAAGGATCGCAAGATGCTTCTCCGTGACGGCGCCTTCGTTGTACTGGCGATGTGGAACTCCGGCCGGCAGAACCACGAGGGTGTTCGCCGCCACCGTTTGGCGTTTCATCGCAACCTCGACGGTCAGCTCACCTTCGAGGACGAAGTAGTATTGATCGAATTCATGGATATGCGTACCGGGTCCGCTCTTACCGGCATCCACCTCGGCCAAACTGATCACGATATGGTCAGAGCCCGAAGCCGGCGAGGCGAGTGGTGTCATCCTGAATCCTGGCATTGGTTCGCTTGTTTCGACATCCTGGGCCGACACGACGTAGCCTCGACGCTCCGTCCGGTCCTCGACCGGCACGTCCGCGACATTGTCGACAAAGTGGACGATGGGCTGTACCGGGGAAGGCGCCGGCACAATGATCTCGAAGTGGGTCTCGGCACCTGGCCCATCGTTCCAGTTGCAGTGCGGCAGCCCAGCCGGAATGAATACCAGCGAGCCGGGCCCCGCGACATACTCCTCGTCACCGAGACGCACATTGGTGGAACCGCTCACCATGTAGTAGATCTGGTCGACGCGGTGATAGTGCAGGCCCGGGCCACAGCCCCCTTCGCCGATATGGCTAGCCAACATGAGCGCGCTCTCGAGATTGGACAAGATCTGAGCGTGATACTTGGGGAAGCCCGTGTCGTATGTCTTTGTCGCGTCGAGGCGACGAACGTATTCCATCACAGCCATTTGATTACCTCCTGTTTGTTTCTGCTATTGGTACCGCGCGCCAGCCATCCTCAGTTGGCCTTTCCTCCAATCATCCACGCGTTCAGTGAGACTCAAGTGATTGTGAGCCCGCCGTCGACAACGATGGTTTGGCCAACCACATAACCGGCCGCTGGAGATGCCAGCCAAACCGCGGTCGCCGCGAGTTCTGTTGGATCACCCATTCGGCCAAGCACCGTGCGCTGCTGCTGACTGTCCAGGTAGCCCTGCTGATACGCGCCGGTCATCTCTGAGTGAAAGAATCCCGGGGCCAGAGCGTTGACACGGATGCCTTTACGAAGGCCCCATTGCTGGGCCAGGTCTCGGGTCAAGCCCATGAGGCCGGCCTTGCTGGCGCTATAGGCGGCTTGCGGAAGCCCACCAGTCGTGATGCCTAAGATGCTGGCAATGTTGATGATCGAGCTTCCCGTCCGCATCACGCGCCCGCATGCTTGAGCCATCCAGTAGGCGCCGTTGAGGTTCACATCGATGACGGAACGAAACTGCTCCGGCGTCTCACGGGTAGCGGGATGTGCGGATCCGACGCCAGCATTGTTGATCAACACGTCAACGGCGCCGAACGCAGCGATGGCTTCGCTCACCACTCGATCGCATTGACCGGGGTCTGCCACATCAGTTACTACGCAAAGCGCGCCGCGCCCGGTCGCCTCGATCGAGACGGCGGTCTCATTCAGTCCGTCAGCACGTCGAGCGGCCAGAACGACATCGGCCCCTGCTTCGGCCAGGGCTTGCGCAAAGGCGACTCCCAATCCAGATGACGCGCCTGTGACCAGCGCGACCTTGCCGTCGAGCCTGAAGGAGTCGAGAACTTGATGAGTCGTCGTCGGCGCCGGCAGACGGCCGTTCGTCCCATGCGTCAGCGGTAACTCGCTATCGACACCCCAGACGTAGTCGTGTATCTGTTCGACTTGACGGAGGCGCCTCCTTGGGGGTTCGGGGCGCTCCCCGTGCTCCCCGCCTGGGACTACTTTCCGCCTGAGCGGGTGGTGAGCACTCGTCATCACACTTCCTCTGACATCTCTTGCGCGGACGTTCTACCGATTATGCATAATGGGTTGTCGTTAGTACATTGGCAAGTTAGTATGAGTATGAAAGCGAAAGGAAGCCAGCATGGAAATCGGGATCTTTGGAGGCGCGGACTATCAGAGCCCTGCGATGCCTCACGGCTGGCCGCGGCGGCCCCGCTTCTACGAGCCAGAGCTCGCGCGCAAGGCACACGAGGACTCAATGATGCTGTACGAGTTGGCGGACGACATCGGCTTGGACTTCGTGACCGTCTCCGAACATCATTACGGCGGACCGGGGCTCGAGCCGAACTGTCACATTACGGCCGCCGTTCTCGGCGAGCGGATGAAGAACGCCAGAATTGCCCTTCTCGGACCCAACCTCCCAATGAACAATCCCGTACGGCTCGCAGAGGAAATTGCTCAACTTGATCTCCTGAGCGGCGGGAAGATCTACGGAGTTGCGTTGCTGCGTGGGACACCGAACGAGGTCATCACCTACTTCAACAATCCTGCTGAGTCGCGTGATGTTTGGGAGGAGAGCGTCCAGCTGATTTTGCGTGCGTGGAAGGAGCCCGAGCCCTTCGGTTGGGAAGGCGTTCACCACCGCTTCCGCACTATTGCCGTATGGCCGAAATTCCTGGACGCGGCACCCCCACGAGTCATGCTCTCGGGCAACAGTCTGGAATCGGTCGACTTCGCTTTGAAGATGGGCAGCGATATCGCCATCAGCTACGGCACTCCCGAAGCAACGGGTCGTTCCATCGAACGGTTCCACGATGGGGCCGCCGCGCTCGGTCGTGAGGTGGGACATGGGAACGTTCTCTACCGCAACTTTGTGTACGTCGCGGAGACCGAGGAACGCGCACGCCAAGAATGCGCTGAGCACGGCTTCGGATCAATGACGTTCTTCCGCCCGCCAACTGCCGCAGCCGCTGCGGTCTTTCAAGAATCGGTGAAAGGCTCGTACGGCGATTCTGCCGGAGTCACGCGGGAGTCCCTCGAAAAGCCGCTAGGCACCTGGGGCGCTCCGCGTTTCGTGGGCACTCCGGACCAGGTTTTCGAGGCCATCCGCGAGTACCACCAGCTCGGCGTTGGAGCGATGGATTTCAGCTTCGGCGGATTCGGCCTGCCGACGGAACTCGCGAAGAAGAACCTCGAGATGTTCGCTCGGCACGTCCTGCCTGAGGTTCACAAATTGCCAAACAGCGTTAACACCAAGGCCAATGCAAACGCCTGACCAAAGACCAGGCTTTAAGGAGACAACGTGACACATGGCCATCCCAAGCTGAGGGGTTTCACAGAGCACTCGGTAACCGCCAACGGATTCGAAATCCGATACTGGGAGCGTGGCGACAGTGACCAGCTACCCCTCGTTGCGGTTCACGGCGCTGGCGGACCCGATGGTCACGCCACCGGGCCGGCATTCGAGATACTGGCTCAACGTCGACGCGTAATTGCGCTCGAACTGCCCGGATTCGGTGGCTCTCCCGCTAACAACCGGACAACCAGTGGCCGCGAGATGGCGGCGACATTGGCCGCAGCGGTTGCCGCGGTGGGCATCGAAAAGTACGCCTTGACCGGGACGTCGATGGGTGCCATCGTAGCCCTGTGGTGGGCCGTCGATTTCGCGGACAACGTGGCGTCGGTCTCGGTGGAAGCGCCTGCGGCGTTCCGCTGCTGTACAACCCGTCCGGCCAATCTTCTGACCGACCGCGATGTGTTCATACGAGCGTTCAACGCACGGCCCGAACGAAAGCCATGGCTATCCGACTACAGTCCTCCGGCACTCCCGGAGATCTATCCGAGAATAATGGGCCCTGATGTCGATGAGTCTCTGGTTGACGCTCTGCGCTCACTCGAGATCCCGGTTCTGGTCCTGTTCGGAAGCGATGACGGAGTCATTTCTCCAGACGAAGCACATCATTACAAGGAAACAATTCGGGACTGCTGGACGATGATCGTCTACGACGCCGCCCACGATTTGAAGGGTGACCGCCCGGAGGCATTCGCCGAGGTGGTAGACGATTTCCTCACGTACGGCTCAAAGTTCCTTGTCAACCACCACAGTACGGTCCTAACACCCTAGGTGTGACGTCCATGTCACGAATTTCAGCCCAGACCACCGACGACGCCCCTGCGGTCGGCTGTCGATGCGCGCAAATGGTGTGCAGTGCCGGTTCAGCAGGGAAGCGTTGTCGTTACGGGCGGTGGCGAGAGCCATGACATCGGTACCACCTCTAATCGTGTGGCCCTCGTTGCGCATAGCTGCCCGCTGCGGGAAAGGGAGCCTCCGCGAACGACTTAAGAGCCTCTGCTTCACTGACTCTGGAGGTGACATGTCACATCGAATTCCCAATGGCGCCGCCCGCCCGACCGCGCTGCAAGCAGACTTCCGCAGGATGATGGCTTCGGTCTGTACGCCCGTCTCGGTCGTCACCACGATGGCGGGCGAGCGTCCCCACGGAACAACCGTCAGTGCCTTCGCATCCCTGTCCATGGCGCCACCAATGGTCCTGGTGTCTTTGGATCGCGAGTCCGAACTTCTCGAAATGGTGCGGAGAACTGGCGTCTTTGGACTCAACGTTTTGAGCAGCACACAATCTGGACTCGCCTTAGCCTTCGCGCGCAAGGGTGGCGCAAGCAAGTTTGCCGATGTCAGCTGGGACGACGATTCAGGGATCCCACGCCTTGCCGGCTCCGCTGCATTTCTCGTCAGCGATCTAGCCGATGTCGTCGATGGAGGCGACCACGTCGTTCTACTGGGGTCCGTCCGGGCGGTTGAGCACAGCGAAAGGCCACCGCTTACCTACCATCAACGCACTTTTGGTACCCATGCGGCACTCACGGACAATCCGCCATGACGCGAAACACACCCGCTGAGGCGGTCGGCGCAGCTATCGACGGTCTGCTCGCGGGCCGAATGATCATCGTGACCGATGATGCGGAACGCGAAAACGAGGGCGATTTGGTAGTTGCCGCTGAGTTCGTCACCGAGGCACAAATGGCGTTCGTCGTTCGCCACACGACTGGAATAGTCTGCGCGCCAATGCCGGCCGCCAGAGCGGACGAATTGCGCCTTCCACCGATGGTCAACACAAATTCTGACACCCACAGTACCGCCTTCACTGTCACCGTTGATCTGACCGGAACAGGTAGCGGCGTGTCGGCGGCGGCACGTACCGCAACGGTTCGGGCCCTCTCAGACCCTGGCCTGCGACCAGACCGACTCAACCGTCCCGGCCATATCTTCCCTCTTCGCGCGCGAGGGGGCGGAGTTCTGGAGCGAGCCGGTCACACTGAGGCCGCGGTTGACCTATTGACTCTTGCCGGGCTGTCGGGCGTCGGGGTCATCGGTGAGCTGGTCAATGACGACGGCACTATGAGAACCGGCGCGGAACTCGCTGACTTCGCTGCTGAGCACGGCCTCCCGGTGCTTGCCATCGCGGATCTCATTCGGTATCGCGGCGCCACCGAGCGGATGGTCGAGCCAATCGCAAGCTCCTCGATGCCAACGGAATTCGGGGACTTCCGCGCGGTGGCGTATCGAAACCGCGTCGACGGCACCGAGCATCTCGCGTTGACAATCGGTGACATCACTTCGGCAGGTGCCAGCAGCAGCGGAGCACTCGTGCGGGTGCACAGTGAATGTCTCACCGGTGACATCCTAGGTTCTCTCCGGTGTGATTGCGGTGCCCAACTAGAGCTCGCACTCCAGACGATTGCAGCCGAGGGCTGTGGTGCACTGGTATACCTACGCGGGCATGAAGGGCGCGGCATCGGCCTGGCCCACAAAATTCGTGCATACGCCCTTCAGGACGCCGGGATGGACACCGTCGAGGCCAACAGCGCCCAAGGGCTCCCGGTTGATTCACGCAGCTACGGTATCGGAGCCCAGATCCTTGCCGACTTGGGGATTCGGCGTATCCGCTTGATCACCAATAATCCGGCGAAGTACCGGGGACTCGACGGGCACGAGGTCGAATTGGTTGGCCGAGTGGCACTTCCAACGGTGCCCACCCCCCACAATGTCCGGTACCTTCGAACCAAGCGGGACCGCATGAGCCACCAACTTGGCGCCCTGACCGCCCAGACTTTCCCAAGAGTCGCGGCCGCTGACAGCTAGTTGTCGCGCCAGGCAACGACCCACGATCGTCACGTCGCAAACGGTGCGGATCTAGGTCTCGACCGTTTCGGTTCCTACCATGTTGAGCTCTAGGTGCTTTCAGGAAGTCGGCGGCAAGATCAGCGACTGCCACGTTTGGCCATCACGCGCATGTGCGTCCAGATTGCTCTGGGTGTAGGTCTTCCCGTCAGGGCCGATGTAGCGGCCGGTTTCCGGATCGTATTCGGCCGCGGCCACCGGTACCGGCGCATCGCCGACATGGCCCTGGGACGGCATACCCGGCGCCAACTGCGGCACATCTTGACCCGACATTGTTGCGTTCGGGTCGCCTTTCCAGTTGAAGCCGTCGTTCAAAGGCACATAGTTCTCGTTGCTTTCGCACATTTTTGCCGTCGGTGCCCGCTTACCTGGCCGGCCGGCGCACGGGATATTTCGCGCGCCACGGACACCGAACATCGAGTCTTGCGGTATCCGGCAATAAAGATCGCCCTCGGGACGGTCCGGGTGATCGACTTCGCTGACGGACCGCATCTGCTCGGCAGGCAGGTAGCCCGTCATGCATGGCGGTGGCAGATTGAAGTTGAGATTGAAGTCGATGTTGATGCCACGATAAGGCGAATCAATCTGAGAGTCAGCAAGTGTCGCTGCCTGGACCATCTCCACTGCTTTGGGAAGTAGCACCAACATCTGCTCCACGTTCGGCTGATAGGTGAGCAGTACGGGAGCCACGGTTGCGAGGTTGGCGAGCAGAATCGGCAGCGTAGGCCGGAGACGATCAAGCAGCGCTCGGCCTTCTTCGAGCGCTGCGGGACCGTTGATCAGCACACCGGCCAGGTCATCGTTTCTGGCTTGTAGCTGTCCGGTGATCTCCGCCGTGTGTGCGGCCCACGCCCGTACCGAGTCTGAGGTTTCAGTCTGAGTATCAAGGATGGGCGCGGCATTATCCACCAGGTTTGTCAGATCACTTAGATGTCGTTGCGCGCCTTTGATCAGCGTCGTGGAACCCCTCACGAAGCGGGAAAGTTCCGGCCCCAGGCCGCCGAACGCGATGGCCGATTCGTCGATGACTGTCTTCAGACTGTCCCCCGGAATAGCCGTCAGCCCCCGGTTGGTCGCGTCGAGTAACGAGTTGATGTCTGGCGGAACCGATGCCCGGTCTTGTGGGATGATGTCACCATCGCGCAGCGGCGATGAGGTGTTGTCGCGCGGCGACAGCTCGACGTACTGCTCCCCCACGGCGGTTTGGCTGTGTACTGACGCGTCAAGATCGGACGGGATGGGAACATCCGACTTGAGCGACAGAATCGCTTGCACTCCGTCGTCGGTCAAGTGAACCCGCTTGACCTTGCCGACCTCAACCCCCCGGTAGTTGACGACGGCGCGCTCGTAGAGGCCTGCCGAGTTCGAGAGGTCAAGCGCTACGTCGTAATGGTTCGCGTTGAAGAGAAGCCACGGCAACCGCATATAGCTCAGCGCCATGACGCTCGTCGCGACTATCGTTATGACCGAGAAGACGGCCAGCTGGACTACGACCCTTCTCCGAAGGTGCAGTGTCGGCATCACGGCTCCTGGTGGTAGGGGGCGAGAAGCGGATTCCCCGAGGTATACGGACTGGGAAGCTGCCCGATGGTGCGGCCCCACTGAAGTTCCAGCTTGGTGAGTGCGCCTTCAAAGCGTGTGCCGGTGAATAGCCCCTGGTCAATCCGGCTCAGAGTGAAATCGAAAACAGTCACTGCGTTGGCCAGATCGCCTCTGAACCAGTTCGGAATATTCTCTTTCACCCACGGGAATGTCGTCAGGACACTGAGCGATCGCGTGAGCGCTGGCCCCGAGTCGGCCAGTGATCTCAGTACAGGCCCGAGCTGATTGAGCTCGCTGACCAAGCTCTGCTTGGTCTGATTTACGGAATCGGCTGTGAGCG from Mycolicibacterium sp. MU0053 includes:
- a CDS encoding LLM class flavin-dependent oxidoreductase, translating into MEIGIFGGADYQSPAMPHGWPRRPRFYEPELARKAHEDSMMLYELADDIGLDFVTVSEHHYGGPGLEPNCHITAAVLGERMKNARIALLGPNLPMNNPVRLAEEIAQLDLLSGGKIYGVALLRGTPNEVITYFNNPAESRDVWEESVQLILRAWKEPEPFGWEGVHHRFRTIAVWPKFLDAAPPRVMLSGNSLESVDFALKMGSDIAISYGTPEATGRSIERFHDGAAALGREVGHGNVLYRNFVYVAETEERARQECAEHGFGSMTFFRPPTAAAAAVFQESVKGSYGDSAGVTRESLEKPLGTWGAPRFVGTPDQVFEAIREYHQLGVGAMDFSFGGFGLPTELAKKNLEMFARHVLPEVHKLPNSVNTKANANA
- a CDS encoding flavin reductase family protein — translated: MSHRIPNGAARPTALQADFRRMMASVCTPVSVVTTMAGERPHGTTVSAFASLSMAPPMVLVSLDRESELLEMVRRTGVFGLNVLSSTQSGLALAFARKGGASKFADVSWDDDSGIPRLAGSAAFLVSDLADVVDGGDHVVLLGSVRAVEHSERPPLTYHQRTFGTHAALTDNPP
- a CDS encoding MCE family protein, which codes for MHLRRRVVVQLAVFSVITIVATSVMALSYMRLPWLLFNANHYDVALDLSNSAGLYERAVVNYRGVEVGKVKRVHLTDDGVQAILSLKSDVPIPSDLDASVHSQTAVGEQYVELSPRDNTSSPLRDGDIIPQDRASVPPDINSLLDATNRGLTAIPGDSLKTVIDESAIAFGGLGPELSRFVRGSTTLIKGAQRHLSDLTNLVDNAAPILDTQTETSDSVRAWAAHTAEITGQLQARNDDLAGVLINGPAALEEGRALLDRLRPTLPILLANLATVAPVLLTYQPNVEQMLVLLPKAVEMVQAATLADSQIDSPYRGINIDFNLNFNLPPPCMTGYLPAEQMRSVSEVDHPDRPEGDLYCRIPQDSMFGVRGARNIPCAGRPGKRAPTAKMCESNENYVPLNDGFNWKGDPNATMSGQDVPQLAPGMPSQGHVGDAPVPVAAAEYDPETGRYIGPDGKTYTQSNLDAHARDGQTWQSLILPPTS
- a CDS encoding alpha/beta fold hydrolase — protein: MTHGHPKLRGFTEHSVTANGFEIRYWERGDSDQLPLVAVHGAGGPDGHATGPAFEILAQRRRVIALELPGFGGSPANNRTTSGREMAATLAAAVAAVGIEKYALTGTSMGAIVALWWAVDFADNVASVSVEAPAAFRCCTTRPANLLTDRDVFIRAFNARPERKPWLSDYSPPALPEIYPRIMGPDVDESLVDALRSLEIPVLVLFGSDDGVISPDEAHHYKETIRDCWTMIVYDAAHDLKGDRPEAFAEVVDDFLTYGSKFLVNHHSTVLTP
- a CDS encoding bifunctional 3,4-dihydroxy-2-butanone-4-phosphate synthase/GTP cyclohydrolase II, whose translation is MTRNTPAEAVGAAIDGLLAGRMIIVTDDAERENEGDLVVAAEFVTEAQMAFVVRHTTGIVCAPMPAARADELRLPPMVNTNSDTHSTAFTVTVDLTGTGSGVSAAARTATVRALSDPGLRPDRLNRPGHIFPLRARGGGVLERAGHTEAAVDLLTLAGLSGVGVIGELVNDDGTMRTGAELADFAAEHGLPVLAIADLIRYRGATERMVEPIASSSMPTEFGDFRAVAYRNRVDGTEHLALTIGDITSAGASSSGALVRVHSECLTGDILGSLRCDCGAQLELALQTIAAEGCGALVYLRGHEGRGIGLAHKIRAYALQDAGMDTVEANSAQGLPVDSRSYGIGAQILADLGIRRIRLITNNPAKYRGLDGHEVELVGRVALPTVPTPHNVRYLRTKRDRMSHQLGALTAQTFPRVAAADS